The genomic window TAAAGGGAAGTGCCCCCTTCGTTGAGTGAGATAACATTTGAGAAATAGCGGATTGGCATAAAATCGCGGTAACGCCAAACCGACAAGGGTAAGCTTTGCCAATTACTTTTTTCAAGCTTCTCTTTGAGAAAGGAGTAATCATATCTTATTTCGAGAATGTCGCCGCATTTCGCACAATTGTAAATTACTTTTTCTATATCGTATTGGTCATTACAGTTAATGCATACTTGGTACATTAATCGTCATGCTCCAGCAAAGTAACACCCTTCCCGGCTTTATATAAAAGGTTTCTGCAATTGCACTCGCAAAGTTGAAACACTTTGCGTAGGGCTTCAACCTTAGTCAAAAATTAGAGGGGAAATTGTTATTGGCCTATGTAAAATCGAATAGGAGGGAAGTGAAAATAAAACCATCACATTATTTATTTTACGGGCTTTTATACAACCAGCTGAATTATTATAAGTATGACGATCAGTATCACTAGTATCTTTAAGGCTTTGCTGTTGAATCTTTGGGCTTCTTCAGCTTTTTTGGCGTCCACAAGCTTCATGATATAGACTGACACAGAGAGGTTGTAGAGAAAGATGGCGTAAACAGAAATCATCATTCTATCCGCCAATGTCAAGTAGCCTATGGGTGGTATACCACTAAGTAGTGAAAGGTGAAACGCTGAAGCAGACATCAAAGTTGAAACCGCCAAGCCTATCCGCTGCCCGAAGTTCTGTGGAGAAATGAAGAACGTTAAAAGCGATATGGTTGTTATAACCGATATTGGCAGCACGCTTTTAACAAAAGCTGAGAACACTGGCCGCTTTAGGTATAAGATAAAGACAAACCTCGAATAGGTTTCATCGCCATAAGAGTGCTCCACAACCATCTGTTCAAAGCCGCCTATCTCCCAACCAGCAACATTAACCGTCTCGTCCACGGCTGACTCCGAGTCTGGCCTAAAAATCAGAAGTGAAGCATTACGACTCTTATGCTCAAGTTCAATGGTAAGCATGTGAGTTTCAAATGGATATCGAGTGAAGTCAAAGGTTTTCATGAACTCTCCTCTTATGCGATATTCAACACGGTTTTCCTCTTCAGCAACCGTTTCCGGCGTTTTTGTTGGAGCACCGTTAACGATTTCAAACTCTTTCACTTCAGCTGAACTAATTTCTGAGGAATTAAATTTGAACCATAGATAAAAGTCTAGGCGGTAACTGCTGGCGGTTAAGTCAATTTTTTCTACATTTATAAGCCAGATACCCACGTGAACCTCTGTACGGTTTTGGTTTGCGGTAGCCTGTTGCGCTCCAACTCTTCCACAAAACAGTAGCGTAAAGGCGAAAGCTGAAAGTAAGGCAATTATAATCAAACTTTTCAGTCGCATGATCGCCCCCCATCGGAAATCTCCGCCTTTAAAAACTCTGATATTTAAGTTTTGCCAACCTAATTTTCGCGAAAGAATGACTGAACAGCTTTCACAGCATTAACGGTTCTCTTCAAAACCAATTGAGCTGCTTCTTGAGTTGGCCACCCGCCTAATCCGCAATCCGGTCCAGTGAAGGTTAATCTTTCTCCAAACTTCTCCTTCGCACTTTTAAATCGTCTTTTTATGGTTTCTTCGTCTTCCACAATTTGCCATATTTGCGGTTCTTTAACTCCCATCTCGTAAAGCTCAGCCAAGATAGCGTCTATATCTGTTCTAGACACACCTACCCGAATTTGTTTATCCGCTTTTTCCAACATGCTTTTTGATACGGCTTCCAAATTTTTAGGAGAGGCAGCGCATTCCACCGAAACCACGTCCAAGTTTTTAACCCCAAGAAGTTCAGCAATCCTCGCCGTGGAGTGGAGGTGGATTTGTTTTGTTGCTCCGCTGAAGCTGAAGGCTTTCTCAAAAACTTCCAAAACCACATCTTTCGCAGCCGCCACGTCCTGAAACCCGAAACTGGGCTCATCCAAAGAAACCACTTCAGTTTTAACATGTTTAGAGTTTAAAAGCGAATTAACAGCAAACCTTCGCACAGTCTCAGCAAACATCAATAAGACATCCGTATAAGCAGCAGTTCCAACCTCTTTAATGTAAAGCTCAAATGGACCCGTTACACAGACACGAAGGGCGATTCTTTCTATACCCAGCTCCTCGCACAATTTCTTTGCTTCGCTGTTAATGACATAAAGTTCCGGGATGACTGCTTCTTCCTTTTCAACAATATACGTGCCTTTTTCCATGGCTCTATGAATTGACTCAATAAACTGCCGGTGTATATCATAATGCTGTGGATAATTAACAACGTCTAAGCCTGCTTCGCATTTCATCTTGAAAGAAGCCTTAACCACGGTATAGAAGTTCCTAAACAAGAATTCATCATCTGTTAAGGCTCCACCCTCAATCACTCGATCTCTTGCCATGGCATAAGCTTTCTCAAAGTTTTTCCGCTCAACAAACTGAGGCAAGGGGAAACTTCCTATGTCATCAACCAACGTTTGCATGGAAAAAATTAGGAAGGCGTACAATAATAAAGTTACCTTATCACGTTTTCGCATGAGGCTCGCGCAACATATATAAGCGCGTTTTTATTGCTTGGAACATGAGGATAAAAATGCTAAGCCTTTGGAAGTTACGCCTATCAATGGTGGCCGCTTTGGCCATAATCTTCACTTTGTCGACGCTTGTACTGGCTATTATTTTGAGTCTCCTTCAAGTTGGCTTAATCTATATTGGGATATTTGTCGTGGCCTTCAACATTCTCCAGTGGCTTATAGCACCATACGCCATTGACACCTTATACCGAGTAAAAGAAATACCTGAAAACAAAAATCCAAAGCTTCACGCAATAGTGGAAAACTTAAGCAAAAAAAGTGGCATTAAAAAACCGAAGCTTATGTTAGCTCGTATCCCGATACCAAACGCTTTCGCATATGGCTCACCTATAGCCGGAAATCGCGTGGCGGTCACTGAAGGCTTGCTGGAGACTTTAAATGAAGGCGAAGTTGAGGCAGTTATAGGCCACGAACTTGGCCACTTAAAGCATCGAGACGTCCAAGTTATGATGATTGTTTCACTTCTACCTGCCTTATTCTATTATGTAGGCTACATGATAATGGTTTCCTCCATGTATAGCAGAAACCGAAGAGAAGAGAGTGGTGGAATGACGTTACTAGGCATGGTTCTTGTCGCCTTCTCGCTTTTCTTAACATATGTTTGCGTCTCCTTCCTAAGTCGTGTCCGTGAATATTACGCTGACAGACACAGTGCCACCATAGTTGAAGACGGCGCACAGAAACTTTCCCT from Candidatus Bathyarchaeota archaeon includes these protein-coding regions:
- a CDS encoding M48 family metalloprotease, producing the protein MRIKMLSLWKLRLSMVAALAIIFTLSTLVLAIILSLLQVGLIYIGIFVVAFNILQWLIAPYAIDTLYRVKEIPENKNPKLHAIVENLSKKSGIKKPKLMLARIPIPNAFAYGSPIAGNRVAVTEGLLETLNEGEVEAVIGHELGHLKHRDVQVMMIVSLLPALFYYVGYMIMVSSMYSRNRREESGGMTLLGMVLVAFSLFLTYVCVSFLSRVREYYADRHSATIVEDGAQKLSLGLAKIVRTTKNLRRTRKETQHLNAFKALFIADPDRAEAESMTLSTLASTSDQKLVEEILSQKLTWIDKINEIFSTHPHVVKRIKALQQSS